CCCTCAGGATGGGCTTTATAAAGGATCCTAAATTTCCATGATGGCAAAGCTTTCAAAGGCCTAGTGTAGTCCTCTAAAACAAGATGGTACTAAGATCCTCTAGGAACTGAGAGACCACTGACACTGGAGACAAATGGCTCCATGTCGAAATGTCACCTTACAAAATtgattttagatttttaatCTTGAAATTGTGTTTAGACATGTCTCCCCTTTATTATATACGGCATCAGGGCATCTTTAATTTCCTCTGCATTTGGGTTTTGTTCACCTGTTGCTATTTCCTTGAAGGGCATCAACACAGGGTGAATTTTGCATGAGTTCAACTTGGGCTAAAGGCAATACCTGAGAGTTGGTATGTCCCTCCAGTTCTTCCAGCCCTCTGCTTTGTTCCACTTGGCTAAGCTGATGCATAAATCTCTGTAACCAAAACTGAGCTGTTAACAAAAATCTCCCTCACTCTCTCATCATAAAATCTTGAAAAACCCTACTGTGTTGCTCTGCTATCTCCACATGTAAGCTTTGCTCTTGGCAGGCACAGGTGCATCTTTTTTCAGAGATGGGACCCCTAGGAAGAAGTTCATAGGTGGTCTCATAGGTGGTCTGTGGGACTGGTAGTTCCTTTCTGTTGCTCACTGGGGTGCAATTTTCAGGCACCATGTTAAGGTAAGTGCTGCAGACACCTGGAACAATGTACCTTTCTGGTTGGGAATGTATGAAGCATTTTGTCTCTAAaacattggggttttttccctagATTGTCTGGATGATTGGAAAGGGATGGAGTGCTCCTTCCCCATGGCATACATTGCTTTCCCCTGTCTTGACATGAAAATTTTTCCTCACTCAAGGAAACGTGGACATAGCTGTGTAATTTTGCTGTACTCTAGAGTACTCTGACAAGGGAGGAATAACATTTGCCTCACTACTGATGCACATTGCACTGCAGACACCTTGTCATGGCGTATCTCTCCTCTATTCAACTCTGCTATGGATACCTGTATATGATGACACTTCCAACACCAGCAAGGTATAATTTTGCCAGCTTCAGAGCCATCCACTGTCTCCTCTGTTTGGTCATTTGGAGACGAATCTGTGTCCCCCCACCCAGTTTGGTGCTATTGCAGCATTTCTAGCCATGATGAGCTGAGCAGAACTTGGGCTGATGATTCATTACTGGAAGAGTGTTGAGCATACAAATGAGAGGGCACAATCAGCAGCGAGGCTTGCTTTGCGtatttctgctctgctgtgcttcaCCAGTAGGAATATTTCTCAGACCAGCCTGcactcctctgcagccctgatGGCAGGCTATGTGGTGATTTAGCACTGTAGAAACGCCTCTGACAGGCATAGGCAGTGAAAGGAGCTTACTGAACGTAAAGTGCTGCTGGCATGCACCTATGCTAAGCTCCTCCTTTTCTCATAGCCTCTATCAGTGTGCTTTATTAGTCAGGCAAGTGAGGAGTTCAaagaaagactgaaagaaaaataatgcacaTATGCATGTCACTGCCCACCTCATCTAAATCAGTGTGCAATGATGAACCATTATTATATGCATGCTTCTAGCTACTTGTAGATGGCCACAATCCAGATTAGATGCTCTCTGTGCCAGTACATCTGATTGTCAATAAGAAGCAGCTGGACTCAGCTGAAGCAAAAGCTTTTTCCTGCATATGACAGAAGAGTGTTGCTAAAGTTGGCTGACTCCCGGGCTGTGTAGGATATATTCCAACAATaatgttgtggggtttttttgctaaacactttccagctttttcctgaagaaatgtACTCAGAATTTCCCATAATGCATTTTGCAAAGCTGACAGTCAGCACTTTATGTGATCTTTTCTCCTTATGGTGATATGAGGTAGGTTTTTTGAGTAATTCTATTGACTGTAgtgattttatttccatttgtcCACATCCAAGGGGACCTGAATCAGGACCTGACATTTATCCACTGGTGGCTAAAAGGCAGGTGGAGGTGGAAGGGTATAAACATCAGTGAAGAACACAAAAGGATTAAAATACCAGTTACAGAAAAATCTCCCGTTAATGCTCTGGCGGCCAGCAGAAATTCATAGTTCACTGAAACAAGCAAGTGGTGGTGTGGTAGACCAGCAGCTCACCCATCTCCACACAAACATCTGAGTACATGAGCAcggcatccagctctggggtcccagcagagaaaggactttgacctgttggagcaagtccagaggaggccactcAGATGATCAGAGGAATGAAGcatctctcctatgaggaaaggctgagagaattgggatttttcagcctggagaagaggcagCTTCAGCATGATCTAATTTGGCCTTTCAGTAACagaagggagcctacaagaaagaaagggagagataTTTCCAAGAGCATGTAATGATAGGGCAAAGAGAAATtacttcaaactgaaagagagtaggtttagattaggtttaaggaaaaaattctttactgtaagGGTGGTGAGGTACTGAAACAGAGatgttgtggctgccccatcccttgaagttttcaaggccaggttggatggaggTCTGAGCATTCTGGTCTAGTGTAAGGtctccctgtccatggcaggggtgttaGAACTAGCTGGTCTtcaagatcccttccaacccaggccattccaTGAATCTATGATTCTCTGACTTATGGTCTCTTTAGGGAAGCAGATGAACCAGACTGTTATGCTGCCTCCCAGGTGCCAAAAATGGCCTGTTGTCTCTTTGCATTAGTTATTTGTGTTGAGGTTGTAGTGGTATTTCTAGGTTGAAGTGGGTAAATATTTGTTCTGATGATGCATTCTGATGCCCATCTCCTCTGAGCAATACCGTTATTCATAGAAGTGAGGAAATTTTGCACGCAATAGCTCAGGAAACTCACTCTTTCCTATTTGGAGCCCTAATTAGAGCAATTAatcactgctgcttctgccatcTAAGCTTTCAGGCTAGAATATATTGTCCTCTCTTGTCAGAGCAGAAAGGTAAAAATGGTTTCCTTTTACCTGACACTTTGCCAGTACAGCCTTTATCAGTGTCTGCCTCCTACCAGCTTCTATCTTTCCTGAGAGCTGGAGCTGAAAATGCAAAGAACAAAATGATGTGACTgttcaaaaagaaagaagagctgTGAAATTTTAAGAGATCAGCTTCTTCTCTGTTTACGTGGGTTTTATCTGGATGTCTCCATTTGCATTACCTTTCCtggtaatttctttttgtttccataTTGCTGTAACAAGGTGatcattttcacagaatcagaatgactaggttggaagaaaccttcaagatcattgagtccaaacCAGCCCTCACACCTCAAGTATGacggcactgagtgccacatctagtctttctttaaacacatccagggacagtgtctccaccacctccctgggtaGGTCATTCCAGTACTTcatcactctttctgtaaaaaaacgttttcctaatatccagcctatattcCCCTTGGTGCAGCTCAAGActgtccccttgttctgtcagttgctgcctggagaaagagaccaatcCCACTTGACAACAGCCACCTTTCAAGAAGTTGTAGAGGGAAATACCCTGACATTTGGTGGGGGGGAAATACCCTGATATTTCCACTGTAAACAGGGGCGTTCTTTCCACTTGATGCAACTAAAACTTTCCTCATAAAATCCCTACCTATTGAAGTTCTCCAGGTATGTGCCCAGGAGAGGGCAGGATGAGGATTAGGTTGCTCTGTGCATTTTAATTCCGTACCTGCCCCTTGGCTGGTCCATCAGTATTTAATTTAACTGGTTAAATGTGATTGTCATTCTGCTTGCCCTGCTTCCCCATGTATCAGTGTGCATCAGGTGATAAGCTGTAGGGGCTGGGGATCACAGGACAGCACCCTGGCCCTCTCTATCTCAAACTACCTAACTGTAAGTTAGGGAGATCAGTGCTTTGGTCTCTCTTCTGTGTGTTCTTGTGACAGTGATGACTCCTCCAGGAAAGAAAGGCATTTCTTTTGGCACGTGACCTACTGTGCTGCACCCTGGGGTGCACTGAggctctctgctgctgaggaTCTCAGGGGCCTGCAGTATAAAGCGATAAAGAGAGAAGCTGAAGATCTGAATAGtgccctgctttttttttttttcttttttttttctttttttttttttttttctcctgggaaaaacTGTGGTGGTATCTTTCTGTCCACAGACCTGCAGGTTCCACTGAGGCCCCCCATgatgctggcagtgcctgcatTTCTGCTGAGATTCAGTGGCTGAGTAGGGGTGTGCTGaggttctgctgctgtgctgaacaGAATGGAAGAGCTTGGCTCTGCAGTAGCAGTAGGGAAGATGAAGATGGCCATCTGTCCACAGCCAGCATACACATTTTCCACACACACACTAATGCATCTATGAACACAGAAGGTACTGGACTGCAAGTCTAGTCTAGTCATGTACAGAAGTTTTTGAATATCATCTGGagatttgcagcatttccagctgcatgTATAAGGGAAGTTGAAATTCATGTTCTTGTTAGCCTTTGCTAACATTGTGAATGGTCTGACAGCAGCATTGTGAAATATCAATTTTCTTTTGGTGTactttctgctgcttctttatCAGTCAGCTTCAAAACCTCTTACAATGAAGCAATTCTCTAAATCTGAGATGTTAACACTAATGTTTGTCTTTTTGCTGCCCTTGATGAAAAATTAATGAACCATGAATGAATCAACAGTTCTGCCCTGTttatgcttttttccttttcatgcttGGATGCCAAGATGCATTTACTGAAATATAGGAACAGTTGCTTTTTGACTTTTGAGATAAATTCATACAGGAAAGCTTTGAACAGGGATCCTCATTCTTGGACCTCTGAATCTTGCAGACCTTAAGCAGATAAGAATTGCCACAGCCCTCCAGTGAAGGACAGCCCAGAACAGGTCATAGCTCTTGTAATGTGCCAAATATCATTTGTTGCTCATTTCTGTTTATTGCCCCACCAGCTGATTAATTCAGAACATCATTATCAGGCTCTCCCCCTAAGCAAAGAGGCAACACACAGTATGCACTTGGCATTCCTGAGCTCTTCCTTTGGAGAAGTTGCTAGAGAGAGCAGAGGATAAATATTGAACCCAAGACACAACTTAACACCTCTGTTGTGAAGGTCTGCAATTGGAtcacttttgttttgttggagGGGGAGTGAGGGGGTAgcaataaaagtatttattgcTCTTCCCATTCCACCTGAATTGAACAACTTGCTCTAGCAGAAAtgacccagcagcagctctccaaaTGCACAACAAGTCTGGAACCTGGCACTGTGGCTGCAATGTGCTTTCCTCACTGCTGTCACAGGGAACAGTGTTCCACCTGGGCTGCACATCCCGCCGCGCGCACAGAACGGCTGACTCGCTGACACGCTGACTCCCAGGGGCCAGAACCTGCCTGAACCCATCCAGCTCCTGGATTAGTACCTCATAAGAGACAGATGCTCGTTGCCACTGACAAGACAAGCTCCATTGCTTAGGAGAACACGAAGTGCAGTAAACAATGCTCCAGGTAAACCTGGACGATAATGGTGCCTTTCAATGTATTTCTGGTAGCTCTCCAAGAACTGTACTGATAAAGAAGTCTATGTGCTAGCCAAATGCATTTCTGTGCAGCTATCATCTTCCAGTTTGTTGAGAGAAGCACCCTTATGTTCCATTCAGGATAACAAACCATATTTCTAAGCAACAGTTTAACAAAGAGCTGTATCAGAATTACTTCCTTATTTAGAGCAAAAGATGAAtcagaaagcagaatttttttttttttcaatcttccAGTCTTGGTTTGGTGGTAGTAATTTTTTCAATTCAATTCTAGTAATTTTTGATTACAATTCAAAAGGTTTTGGACAGATTATGTAGTTTTCAACACCTACATTTCCATTTCCTATTTTCCTAGGAGTATAATTTAGTCAATCTGCATACACCAGTAGCTTCTCTGTCATTCAGGAAATGGTAAGTATTCCAAAATGTGAGGAAATAGGAATTTCTCAGTGGCTCTTCCCTTTCCAGTGAAAGTGTGATCTTCTTTTGGTAGGGCTTTTCCTTGTTTCTAGAAGCCACTGCACCTAGACATAGCAAGATCAGCCTCTACTCAGATCCACCACTGACAATCCCTTGTGTTGGCATGCATTTTAATGAATGGAATGCAGCTCCATAGACCTTGAGACTGTACACACCTCATCCAAAATCCATGACTGTTTGATTGCCTAGAACTTTCTTTTTTGTAGCACACCTTTGTGCTGTTGCCTCCTTGATTTGTGAGGAAATGCCAGAATTTGAATGTTGGCAAATAAGGCCTCATCTGTACCATGTGTCGAATTCCTTATATGACCTCTACAGGAATTGGTGGCACTCAGTAATTTGTAGGACAGCTCTACTTAATCTCCctaaatttaataatttaaatgcCTGGAGATTTTACTGAGTATTTTTGTGAGATgagctttcatttaaaatgtagaacctgggagaaaaagcaaattctgAAAGAACCTTCTCTAAACCTAAGTATTAGGTTTCCAAAAATATAAACCCTGGAAAATAATCCTTTTAGATATTATAGGTATTCTTCCATTCTCAAATCTTAATATAAAACCAATGAATGCTTCGGAACGTTTAGTCCTCTGAACCCATTAAGAGGATCATGATAAGCTTTCTCTCCTCCCACACTTCACTTTATCCTCTGCTAACAATGGCCACAGAGGAGACAAACTGGTAGGGATGCTTGAGGTATTTAGTAGGTGTTTAAATCCTACCTGCTGAAGTGAAACAAATGATTCATTTCCAAAGACCATGAAATGAACTTCCCCATCAGACAGATCTGTGCCAGAAGTAATCCATAAGTGAAACCCTGGGAACTTCTGCTATGTTGTTTTGCTATGTACTTGACTTTTCTATGTTCTGGTGATGAGCCAGCATGTGTTTTTCACTCAAAGTGTTTCCTTCCACAAGGATATCTGGAGGTCTTCCAGATATCTAAAATTCCACAACCACAGTAGTGGTAAATTGTAATGTCATCCCCACTCCTCCCTCAAGGTAAATTCACTGAAGTTTAAGTCGTTTGGGTCTGAAAAAGGAATGGAACAGGACAACAGGACTTTCTTCTGTAAAGGAAATACACCTGAGAGAGTCTTACGGCCTCTTAGATGACTTGAGCTTCAATTACAGACTATCTAGGCTGGCATCAGGGAGGCATAGCCATAAACTTCAACTGAACTTCACCATGGTGCCTGAACATTGGCTAGAAAGTACTCAGCACACCTGGCCAATAGAAAGCAAGGCAGTTACCTAAAACATACTTTTAGAAGACCAAGTTTGAGGATTTCACTTTTCAAAAGCTATGCAGGGAATTTCAGAACTGGTAACAATGAAGAACACAATGCATTCAACTCAAAATCTCAGATTTCTTCTAGTTATTTTGTTTGGGCAGTGCCTCCTTTGGGGCAGGAAACACTGCATGCTGAATGGTTGCAACAGGTGATTGAAGCTTTTCCCCCAGCACTCCATCAGCCTGTGGATTTCCTGAAGTCCATCTGTTCTCTGCTAAACTGTTATTAGATGAGCTGTTGCAGATTCTAGAACATACACCAAGCCCTAGTCCCATGCCATTAACtactgagagataatgaagaaatttaaaaactgGACAGTGATCATGACAAATTTGAATCTTACCCTTATGCATTTTAATTGGAAATATGTGCTTGTATTAAGGAGACGTAACTCTAGCACGTGTGTAGAGTGCCATCATACGAAATGAACAGATTTTTACCAGCAGAATTTAtctaaaatatttgaatatctTGTAACTGAGAAATATCTGGCTTATGAAAAATGACTCAACTTCACAGTAAAGCCTGGAATTTTATACCATGGTTCCATTTGCACCAGTTGTAAGTCTCTGAAAAGCAAGTTTTTGTAATGAAAATGGTAACTAAATACTAATTTCAGTTGTACTATTAGACATCCGCCTAAGACAATAAAGAATATGAAATGAAGAGCATTAGGCTTTTCTTATAGGATATGCTGTGctttaaaacttattttattGATCCTAAAGTTACAAGATCAATTACTGACATTTTCTTGAGGATCAATCTTGGATTAAATggcaaaatgaagaaaaggttTTCATATGTACTGTatccaaaagcagaaacagattGCCATTTTCATGTGAACATTCAGAAACCTTTTCTGATTATTAAACAGTATGTCTGAAATATATCTAAGTTATACCAGCCGCTATAGCGCATTTTGGTGAACCAAAGAAGTCCTACAGTGAAATCAAACTTTGAGTAAAATCTGTACTACTTTAATACAATTTCCCCtctaacataattttttttcctgtttttagaTTCATGTATATTCTGTCTGTCAATTACAATGTATAAGTAAGTTTTAAGCAAGGATGTTGGAGTGTGAAAATAATTCATGTGAATTGCTAATAGGCTGGTGGGAATAAATTTTTTCCACATGAAGGCAAATCCTGTCTCATCAAAGACAGCAGACTTGATTTTCCACCTTGCCTAACCACCATTACCTGCAGAAGGGACACGAAAGCTGAAAGCAATCCTCTACGAAATCAGTACTTCACTGTGACCAAAACGGTAGTACTGAGCTTATTCCTCCCTCCCTTTGAACCAATGTGAGTAAAGCTGGaagcaaattaaaacaacaaGCCATAGGGCAAATAGAAGTCTTGTCATTACTTCGGGTAGGCAAAACGGAGATTTGCTAGCACATACATGTTTCTCTTCTgttctcactggttttgctaCTTAAGGCAGAAGTCTTGCAGTAATCACCCTTCAGTGACAAGAATTGATCAGGTTTGCATCCACCTTGACAATCCTGTGATGGAGAATGGGAAATAAAGGGACAGTATGAATCCTCTCAGGTTATTAACCCAAACCCCAATGCTTCCCACACCAGCCTATTTTCAATTTTGGCACAGTAGAGTTTATACACTCTAACATTATTGCTCAGAAGATAGAATGATGATTCAGATTTACTAAAAACAGCTTCACAATACTGCAATCATGCCTGTGAAGCTTCATCTCATATCCTGTATTTATAAGTTTCTTCTCACTGAGAAATAAATTTGTGTGGTGTTTCGTGTTTTATCAGAAAAGTTAGTCACCAGATACCTGAAACACTGATATACCATCTTTAATAAAACATGGCTTGTTTGGTCAATTTGCCTGccaatttcttttcctgcttttaaaaatgtgtataaTACCATAGGTAACCTCCCTTAATACTGCTATCCATACAAATCACAAATAACTGAGAAACAATATGCCACTGCTGCATCCTGTCATGCCAGAAGATCAAGATTGCTTTGAAGATTATTTAGAGTAGGTGTTACATATAATTTATGGCCAGATCCACTGAAGTCAATGAAACAACGCCTACTGGCTTCTGTGGGAGTCTGACTTGGACATTATTCTGGCAATCTGTCCACCACTAAATTAAACTATTCCAAGGGATAAAAGCCCAAATGAAGAAAAGTAGAAATTTGAGAACTAAAACTGAGCCGCAAATAAATATTCTAATTCAATGGCATCCTGAAAAGacttaaataaaacacaaacacactTACACAGGcatgtacacacacatacatacaaaAAAAAGTTATGACTTTAACAATCTTAAAAATCCATAGTCTAAAATTGTTTACATTTAAACACTTGAGTATAATAGGTAGCTTTCTTGactttccatttatttccctGAGCACTGATCTTTGGAACATCTGGAGTTTCAGAATTGTCTAGTTCATAATTCCTAAAATAATTATCTTAAGTAAAATGCTGTCTTTTTATGACAAAGAAATCAATTCCTTAAGTAAAACTAGGATACAACTTCCATGAACTACAGTGTATGTagccaatttttaaaaaaccaacaactaTTATTACTCATCTGCATCTGTATTTAGGCACCTAGCTGGTTCATCTGTTTTTCAGAATCACTCTGCAGTCTAGCAGTTCCCATTTAATTCAGTATCAGGTACTATGCTGTCTCATAAACTCATTCAGTTGGAGACCTACATAAGAATTTAGCCTCCCTGCTTTAGTTACTCATTTTGCAAAATCCCATTTGTATGAGCAATAAAGTATGCTACGGAATTGGTCTTCTGCCTAAATCAATATCATAGGAAAAGATTACAGGACTTCTCACTTTCCCTTAAGGGGTTAAGAAGGTGCatctgcagagaggcagcatAAAACCAATCTTTGATACTAAAATGGGACTTAGCTAGGGCATATGTTTTAGACTGGCATTTCACACCAGGAAATCTGCTGGCCAAAAGGAGctctattttaaatttctgctaTTTAGAACTACTTGACAAATTGGCAACTGCTGTTTTTCACTCTCTTCTCTAGATTAGAGCTTTAATTGTGGGCTTCACAGATATCAGGTTGCAACTTTAAGACTTTTCAGGCATTCTGCATTTTAGATTACACAAAGTGTGCAAGtcaaaacattttagaaaacaaCAGTGCAGAGATATTTGAATGTTTTAGAATCAAATCCCTCTCTCCAGTTCTAAGGCTGCAAATTACGTCAGCCTCTCTGCAGCTAAAaagttcaaaataattttccatgaaacacagaaatagaCTCTTAACTTTGCATACTCTTAACTCTCTTTCCACTCTgtctcccctcctctgccaccttccccccaccccccagcccctgggtaGCTGATACACTGGCATTATGCAGCAGGCTCCAAGCACAGGATTAACAAAAAGGTTATTTTGTAATACTTCATTTCAGTATGCCTTAACTGGAGGAGGGGGTATGGAACCAAATGCAACCAGGAGAGTTGCTTTTTGGTTCTTCGTGCAACATGAAATCAAGCTTTTGTCAGTTCTCAAATGATGTAATAAAATATGTCGCATCTGATTCTCTTTAattagcactttttttttttttaatactatcTGCAACTGGCATTTCACAGCAGAATCCAAAAAGGAGGATTTAGcactttttctctttgcaggaaCCCTTTTTAATACCTCAAAGTTCACGAAGAGTTAACAGCATTAGATCCCATCacttcccccctcccccttttCAGAAATTAGACtggcctttttaaaataaataaacaaaacaaaacaagcaaacaaaaatatccttGCTTTAAAATAGGAGTATAAAGAGTGTTTTGAAAACACACTTGGAAGATGTCTTCCAGGATGGTTTATATGtttttttatcctttaaaaCTGTGACTACTGCACCAGTTAAGGCTGTTtacaatatatatatttttcaaataaaacttttaatATTCAAGCTTACCAGATTGATGAATTGTAACAGGTAAAATGGAACTCTTTACAAGGAAAACCATGTAGTTGTACAAAATAGAATTATACCCTTCACCtgtgcaaaacaaaaagaaatcctgCCTTGCATTAAAAACACAGAACCTGTTTACAAAAAGGAATGTGTACTACATTTGGACTTCCTTTTTAACTGCCATATCCTAGCAACATCTCAGTTATTTTAGTAAAGGAACTAATCATCAATTTTAAACTGCAGTGAATGTACCAAACATTTTCACTATAGACTTCTGAAAGCTTTTACAGTAAGAAGTTATCAACAAAAGCAGGCACGTTAGTGTACAAAAAcgttgttgatttttttcctgtttctttgtCAAAGTGCAGGTTTTTCTCAATGTGCATCTTACAAGACCAACGAATGTTTTAACTCACTAAATCTTAAAACAGAACTCAATTCTCCCAAGGAGTAGTGTAAACGTTAAAGATCCCCAATACACCTCTAGTAAACGTGACACAAATGTCTCTGCGTTGTTTAGAAATTTAGCTCTTTTGAGAGGTAAAGAAGCTTCATGACACCTTTTCCTTACACTGGCTGGTTATCATAAATGGGTAACTCTGGACTGCTAAAGCTGGAGACTGATGAATCACTTGAAGGGAACTAAACTTGGCTACAGAGGAGAGGCGACGGGAGGAACCAACCCTTAGGCGTTTCTTGCGCAGCCTTCGGAAAATTCAGCCGCCGGCGGACGAAGGGTCGGtgtgggggagggaagggggagaaggaaggggagagcagggagggaggagaagctTCCGCAGAGCCAGAGGCACGGCGGCAGGCCGGCCGTGTCCCGCTGCGCCCGCGGCGGCGGGACCATCCCGTCGGTGGTGCGAGAAGTGTCCCCGGGCCCCGCGGCTGCGGAGCGCGGGCGGGCCCGCTCCCGGCGGTCACGGCGCTccgggggccgggcggggagccGGGCGTCCCGGCGGCGCTCGGCGCTAAGTGCCGTGAGCGCAGGGCTCCCCGGGGTAGATCTCCTCATAGGCGGGGGGCTGCTCGCTGGGCAGAGGGTAGCAGTAGGGGTAGGAGGCGTTGAGCTCGGGGTCCATGGGCGAGTAGCCGGGCAGCTCGACGGAGGGATGTCCGCCGCAGTGCACCTCCACGCCGGCCTCGTCGAAGACGTGGAAGACGCCCACGTTGATGTAGGAGACGGCCTGGAAGGGGCAATCCCCGGGGCTGAGCTCGGGCTCGCCACCGGAGAAGagggagccctggctgtggcgcggcgcccgccgcccgccgccgccgcccctccgccgccgccgccgcccgcccgccgccgctgccgccggggccgctcgccgccgccgccgcctccgtCCGCGCTGCTGCGCGGCCTTGTAGTTCTTGACAAGAAGCAGGTTGAGCAGGCCCAGGAGGCACTCCAGCGCGTTGAAGACCGTGGAGAGCACCAAGCCTTGCTGGTAGTCCCGCAGCTTCTGGCAGCGGAGCGCCGCGGCGGTGCCGTCGGGGGCCGCGGGTCCGCTGCGCGGgcgggccgcgccgccgggcTGCAGCAGGCAATAGTGCGAGTACTTCCTCTCCACCAGCGACACGGTGTCGCCGTCGATGACGGCGCCGGCGAAGGCGCTCAGCACGCCCAGCATGAacaccagcacccccagaagCAGGAAGTTCTGCCGTCCCCCGGGCGACGCCTTCTCCACCGGCCCCGAcggcgcggccgccgcctccgccccgccggggccgccgctcgCCGGGTCCGGGTCCCCGGCCGGGGCCAAAGCGGAGGCCGGTGCCGGTGCTGGGGTCGGTGCCGGCGCCACGGGCGCCTCGTCGGGCGGGCGACAGCAGAGCAGCGCAGCGGCGAGCAGCGAGAGGCCggcggccagcagcagccccgagtA
This genomic window from Prinia subflava isolate CZ2003 ecotype Zambia chromosome Z, Cam_Psub_1.2, whole genome shotgun sequence contains:
- the TMEM271 gene encoding transmembrane protein 271, yielding MKWSVRGACAALSSCLLLACALSAAAVGLKCFSLGSELKGEPFRLGTAAGAFYSGLLLAAGLSLLAAALLCCRPPDEAPVAPAPTPAPAPASALAPAGDPDPASGGPGGAEAAAAPSGPVEKASPGGRQNFLLLGVLVFMLGVLSAFAGAVIDGDTVSLVERKYSHYCLLQPGGAARPRSGPAAPDGTAAALRCQKLRDYQQGLVLSTVFNALECLLGLLNLLLVKNYKAAQQRGRRRRRRRAAPAAAAAGGRRRRRRGGGGGRRAPRHSQGSLFSGGEPELSPGDCPFQAVSYINVGVFHVFDEAGVEVHCGGHPSVELPGYSPMDPELNASYPYCYPLPSEQPPAYEEIYPGEPCAHGT